CGCGTGGTAGCCGCCCTCGCGGATGCGGTCCCGCTTGGGCACGCGCTGGAACGCCAGCGCGAGGTAGCGGGCGGGCGTGTCGAATCGGGCGATCGCCTGCTCGAGACCCTCGCCACAGGAGTAGACGGCGTCCTGGGTGAGCAGGTGCGAACAGTCCTCGTAGTCGTCGGGCAGGCGCGCCAGCTGGTCCGGCGTGAGGTCGGAGAAGCCGACGACCTCGAACTCGCCGCGAGCGGCCGCGTAGCGAACGCACCAGGTGCAGAAGCCGCAGTCGTCGTCGTACACCAGTCGCGGACGGGCCTCCGTCTGATCGCTCATATCCGCCCCGAAGGCGGCCGGAAAGAAAAATCCAGCAGTCCTGGCGTCGCCTCGAGCCGCCGGCGAGCGGGGTGGTGTCGCTCGGGCCGCGCGAGTGAACTGCGCGCCCGCGGCGGGTTCCGGCGATGCGTACTTTTAAGGTCGCGTCCCGCATCGTCTCTGCTAGCAATGGCCATAGATCCGCAGTTCCACGAGAACCGAGAGAAAGTCGGCGAGGAGAACGGCGTTGCCGTCTGGGGGCCGG
Above is a genomic segment from Natrononativus amylolyticus containing:
- a CDS encoding thiol-disulfide oxidoreductase DCC family protein gives rise to the protein MSDQTEARPRLVYDDDCGFCTWCVRYAAARGEFEVVGFSDLTPDQLARLPDDYEDCSHLLTQDAVYSCGEGLEQAIARFDTPARYLALAFQRVPKRDRIREGGYHAVAGNRDLFGRVVSCTPPTRREDGQ